A stretch of DNA from Micromonospora sp. NBC_01813:
ACCCCGCCGGGCATGGTGTCCGCCGAGTGCCCCATGATCCGGCTCCGGCCGGCGTCGCGTACCCGCGCCACCCCGTACGCGTACAGTGCCCGCCCCACGCCGCGCCGCCGGAACTCCGGCAGCACCTGGATGTCCAGGCCGGCGTTGTCCAGGTTGTCCAGCAGCGGGAATTCGATCTTGATCAGCCCGACCGGGGTGCCGTCGAGGTAGGCGAGGGCGAACTCGATCCGTTCGTCACTGCGCTGGAAGCCGATGACGGTGTCGAACCACTGGCGGGAGGAGGGCGGCATGTCCGGCACGTGAACCGAGGCGGCTTTGATCCCGTACGCCTGATCGACGGTGGTCGGATCGGCGGGATCGAGCGGGGAGATGGTGATGTCCATGCTGTCGAGAGTGCCGGTGCGGGACCAGCCGCGCGACCGAATTACCGACAGCCGACCGTCTGCGGCGGCCACTCGCGGCGACCTGGTTTCGCCTCGACCGCCACTGCGGACATTTGGTCGGGAGGACGCTCGCACGACGCCTCCGGCGTCGTCGGTCGTTGGGAAACCCGGGGTGAGATTGTTGCCAAGCTCTGTCGGGGCCCTTACGGCGAGTCGTCCTCCCGCACGAAGCATCCTGCGCGGTGCAAGTGCAGTCGTCAAGACCCCACCGACGTGTTTTCTCAACCTATGGCAAAACTCCGACTACAGACCGCACACAGCACATCGGCCGGTCAGCTACGCCGACCGGCCGAAACAGAGGATGGTGTGCTGGTCAGAAGGTCAGCCGAGCAGGCCGGCTTCACGAACCGAACGCAATGACGGCTTTACCCGGTGCGTCGGGCCGACCAGGCCGGCAACGGCGTCGATGGTCTTCAGCCCCTCGCCGGTGTTGTAGACGACCGTCTCCGCGTCCGGGTCGAGCCGGCCAGCGGCGACCAACTTCTTCAGCACGGCGGCGGTCACCCCGCCGGCGGTCTCGGCGAAGACCCCGGTGGTCCGGGCCAGCAGCCGGATCCCCTCGCGGATCTCGGCGTCGTCGGCGTAGTCCATCCAGCCACCGGTACGGCGGACCGCCTCCAGGGCGTACAGGCCGGCCGCCGGGTCACCGATGTTGAGCGACTTGGCGATCCCGGTCGGCTTCACCGGCACGATCGTGTCGGTGTCGCGGTGCAGGGCGGTGGCGATCGGGTTGCAGCCGGCCGACTGCGCGCCGAACACCCGCCAGCCGTTCGCCGGCGCCTCGACCAGGCCGATCTCGACCAGCTCACTGAACGCCTTGTCGACCTTGGTGAGCAGCTCACCGCTGGCCATCGGGATCACCACCTGCTCGGGGATCCGCCAGCCAAGCTGCTCGGCCACCTCGTAGCCGAGGGTCTTGGACCCCTCCGCGTAGTACGGCCGCACGTTGACGTTGACGAACGCGGTGTCCTCGAACTCGTCGGTCTCCACCAGCTCGCTGCAGAGCCGGTTCACGTCGTCGTAGGAGCCGTCGATCGCGACCAGTTCCCCGCCGTACACCGCAGTGGTGATGATCTTGCCTGGCTCCAGGTCGCCGGGGATGAAGACGATCGACGGTACGCCGGCCCGTGCGGCGTGCGCGGCCACCGAGTTGGCCAGGTTGCCGGTGGAGGCGCAGGCGAAGCGGGTGAATCCGAGCGTACGGGCGGCAGTCAGGGCGACCGAGACGACCCGGTCCTTGAACGAGTGGGTCGGGTTGGCGCTGTCGTCCTTGACCCACAGCGGCGCCCGGATGCCGAGCTCCTCGGCGAGCGCGGTGGCCGAGATCAGCGGGGTGAATCCGGGGTCCAGGCTGACCCGGGTGGCCGGGTCCTGACCCGCCGGCAGCAGCGGCGCGTACCGCCAGATGTTCGCCGGGCCCGCCTCGATGTCGGCGCGGGTGACGCGGGCGAGGGCCGCCGGGTCGTAGGAGACCTCCAGCGGCCCGAAACACTCGTAACAGGCGTGCTGCGCGGCGAGTGGATACTCGGCGCCGCAGCCCCGGCAGACCAGCGCCCGAGCCGGACTGGCCGAGCTGAAGGTAGCGGAGTCATTACTGGTGGTGGTTGCGTCGATCAGCGACGTCATGCGAGGCCGTCCTCTCATCTTCCCCAGCGCCGCACGTTGCGACGGGGACGGAATTGGCACCTGCCACGCGGACCCTCAGCTGACGACGCGTACGGGTCGTCTGGTCGAGTCATGCGCGGTGGTTGCCGGGGCTTCGTCGGGCCGTGTCCCTCTGCCCCTCTGGATGAGGTATTAAGTTGTGTTTCCAGCGAGTGTACGGGCGGCACCCGCCCCGGACACCCGCTCGTCCCAGGGTGTGAGCAAGCCCGCACTGGTCGCCACCGGCTCCCGCCGGCCTTCGCACCAGCGGCGGGGCGTCGACGAACCGGCCGGACGTCAGACTGGGCGGGCCCACCCGCAGCCAGTCCTCCCTGTCCCGAATGTCACTTTCTGCCGTCGGGCCCCGGCTGTGCTCCTTCCCCAGCG
This window harbors:
- the thrC gene encoding threonine synthase — encoded protein: MTSLIDATTTSNDSATFSSASPARALVCRGCGAEYPLAAQHACYECFGPLEVSYDPAALARVTRADIEAGPANIWRYAPLLPAGQDPATRVSLDPGFTPLISATALAEELGIRAPLWVKDDSANPTHSFKDRVVSVALTAARTLGFTRFACASTGNLANSVAAHAARAGVPSIVFIPGDLEPGKIITTAVYGGELVAIDGSYDDVNRLCSELVETDEFEDTAFVNVNVRPYYAEGSKTLGYEVAEQLGWRIPEQVVIPMASGELLTKVDKAFSELVEIGLVEAPANGWRVFGAQSAGCNPIATALHRDTDTIVPVKPTGIAKSLNIGDPAAGLYALEAVRRTGGWMDYADDAEIREGIRLLARTTGVFAETAGGVTAAVLKKLVAAGRLDPDAETVVYNTGEGLKTIDAVAGLVGPTHRVKPSLRSVREAGLLG